Proteins co-encoded in one Desulfitobacterium hafniense DCB-2 genomic window:
- a CDS encoding M56 family metallopeptidase produces MIETVMTSSVLILIVVALRQLLRGRISSRLQYALWLLVAIRLLLPFSLFESPISVLNALPKQPGGFVTVVPTTIPNPATLATSSNPAVPADPANPINPVNPVKGIEPIGIQTAQNNNTVTNAAAHKTDYGAMATYLWLGGILASGGVFVMANVRLSRKLRRSRQRVHNASCPLAVYVTEDLPSPCLYGLWKPSIYLTPPSLADEQRITHVIAHELTHYRHGDHIWSLVRVLCLCIHWFNPLVWLAVVLSRQDSELACDEGTLRVLGEKNRMAYGKTLIEMMTASPKPADLFYCATTMTGGKGEITERIKRIAQQPRMLGITVVAVLLIAAVAIAGTFGGAHSEAATGELSPAEALWRERTNYVGDNSAVGRLIGLLPVPEGVQYDHFKLHTGEQPYDIELVYSVSSEVLKQYDTEEARQDNPFRQNALILLALVDNAGGIRATLTDGQREVGFINGREWADYTVGEDVRNYAESPEKLQELMGFSFASGAATQVRTHIEGGTLVYDSSGIVIKDIESQNLHGFNIKGKVMLISDPKRVTLAVTEEIGTVEEKLTDMVSRSGAIAGINAGGIYLSLEEGNEVFPDGITVQNGEVVYNNAGDQAVEFIGLDAEGKLITGPMNVQEIKEKNIQEGVGFSPPLADNGTTLVREGKPAVPGDGGWGIAPRAGIGQRADGTLIFMVIDGRDPDWSIGATLKDMENLFLEYGAVEAVNLSGGSMVEMVYDGKVLNKVSNIFGERPIPTGFVVMP; encoded by the coding sequence ATGATTGAAACAGTGATGACCTCTTCCGTTCTGATACTTATTGTTGTCGCTCTGCGGCAGCTGCTGCGTGGCCGGATTTCCTCCCGGCTGCAATATGCGCTGTGGCTGCTTGTGGCGATCCGGCTGCTTCTGCCCTTTTCCTTGTTTGAAAGCCCCATCAGTGTGCTGAACGCTTTGCCCAAACAGCCCGGTGGCTTTGTTACTGTTGTTCCGACTACCATACCTAACCCAGCTACTCTAGCTACTTCATCTAATCCAGCTGTTCCAGCTGATCCTGCCAATCCAATTAATCCAGTTAATCCTGTGAAGGGAATAGAGCCAATCGGAATTCAGACAGCTCAAAATAACAATACCGTCACCAATGCTGCAGCTCATAAGACAGACTACGGAGCGATGGCAACTTATCTCTGGTTGGGCGGAATTTTGGCCAGCGGCGGGGTTTTTGTCATGGCCAATGTTCGCCTGAGCCGAAAGCTCAGACGAAGCCGGCAGCGAGTACATAATGCCTCTTGCCCGCTGGCTGTCTATGTCACCGAGGATTTGCCGTCTCCCTGTTTGTACGGATTGTGGAAACCTTCTATCTACCTGACACCTCCCAGTCTCGCCGATGAACAGAGAATAACCCATGTGATTGCCCATGAGTTGACTCATTACCGACATGGTGACCACATTTGGTCTCTTGTGCGCGTTTTATGTCTTTGTATTCATTGGTTCAATCCATTAGTGTGGCTTGCTGTGGTGCTATCCCGCCAAGACAGCGAGCTGGCCTGTGATGAGGGAACCCTTCGTGTACTGGGTGAAAAAAACCGCATGGCTTACGGCAAAACTCTCATCGAGATGATGACTGCATCGCCAAAGCCTGCGGATCTGTTCTACTGTGCCACCACCATGACAGGAGGTAAGGGAGAAATAACCGAGCGCATCAAACGGATCGCCCAGCAACCGCGCATGCTGGGGATCACCGTAGTTGCGGTGCTGCTGATTGCCGCTGTCGCTATAGCGGGTACCTTTGGCGGAGCTCATAGTGAAGCTGCAACCGGGGAACTGAGCCCTGCCGAAGCCCTCTGGAGAGAGCGTACAAACTATGTGGGTGATAATTCCGCTGTTGGCCGACTGATTGGTTTGTTGCCTGTACCGGAGGGTGTGCAGTACGATCACTTTAAGCTGCACACCGGTGAGCAGCCTTACGACATTGAACTTGTTTACTCAGTTTCTTCCGAGGTACTTAAGCAGTATGATACGGAAGAAGCCAGACAAGACAATCCTTTTCGCCAAAATGCCCTGATCCTGCTGGCCCTGGTTGATAATGCCGGAGGTATTCGCGCTACATTAACTGATGGCCAGCGTGAAGTAGGCTTTATCAATGGTCGTGAATGGGCGGATTATACGGTTGGTGAGGATGTCAGAAATTATGCCGAAAGCCCTGAAAAGTTGCAGGAGCTGATGGGTTTTTCCTTTGCCTCCGGGGCGGCAACTCAGGTCAGAACGCATATTGAAGGAGGAACCCTTGTTTATGATAGCTCCGGAATTGTCATTAAAGATATCGAAAGCCAGAATCTCCACGGTTTTAATATCAAAGGAAAAGTCATGCTCATCAGCGATCCTAAGCGGGTTACATTAGCCGTTACTGAGGAAATCGGCACAGTTGAAGAAAAACTCACGGATATGGTAAGCCGTTCAGGTGCCATCGCCGGCATCAATGCCGGCGGGATTTACCTTTCCCTTGAGGAGGGTAATGAAGTCTTTCCCGACGGCATTACGGTGCAGAACGGGGAAGTCGTTTACAATAATGCCGGGGATCAAGCAGTCGAGTTCATTGGTCTTGATGCCGAAGGTAAACTAATTACTGGACCTATGAATGTTCAGGAGATTAAAGAAAAGAATATTCAGGAAGGGGTAGGATTTTCCCCACCTTTAGCTGATAATGGGACGACCTTAGTCAGGGAGGGGAAGCCTGCCGTCCCCGGGGACGGCGGCTGGGGGATTGCCCCTCGTGCCGGAATCGGCCAGCGTGCAGATGGGACCCTTATTTTTATGGTGATCGATGGACGTGATCCTGATTGGAGTATCGGGGCAACCCTAAAAGATATGGAGAATCTCTTTTTAGAGTATGGTGCCGTAGAAGCGGTTAATCTGAGTGGCGGCTCCATGGTGGAGATGGTTTATGATGGCAAGGTATTGAATAAGGTCAGCAATATTTTTGGCGAACGACCCATCCCCACCGGATTTGTCGTGATGCCTTAA
- a CDS encoding BlaI/MecI/CopY family transcriptional regulator, which yields MVTANNALGKSEWYIMEKLWELAPRTYVQLCHELKDDPGWSRSTVQTMLERMTEKGVIRFEVVGRAKQYYPNVARDDVAVAEARSLLERAFAGSASMMMSTLVRKKQLSKEEINELYAILQGAEDKND from the coding sequence ATGGTAACGGCAAATAATGCCCTTGGCAAAAGTGAGTGGTATATCATGGAGAAACTGTGGGAGCTGGCACCCCGCACCTATGTGCAGCTCTGCCATGAATTAAAGGATGATCCGGGCTGGAGTCGCAGTACAGTGCAGACCATGCTGGAACGCATGACTGAAAAAGGTGTTATTCGCTTTGAAGTGGTAGGGCGGGCCAAGCAATATTACCCCAATGTGGCACGGGATGATGTTGCGGTGGCTGAGGCACGTTCCTTGCTTGAACGGGCCTTTGCAGGCTCGGCAAGCATGATGATGAGCACCTTAGTACGGAAAAAGCAGCTTTCCAAAGAGGAGATCAACGAGCTGTACGCCATTTTGCAGGGGGCGGAGGATAAAAATGATTGA
- the pepT gene encoding peptidase T translates to MSSVIERFLRYAAIDTQSNEESQTTPSTGKQLNLARLLEQELKELGLQDARIQEGYVYGTLPANSTKAIPAIGFIAHMDTSPDFSGTDVKAQLVENYDGQDILLNPEHNLVLSPADFPELLDYIGKTLITTDGTTLLGADDKAGIAEIMTAIAYLTAHPEIEHGTICVAFTPDEEIGRGADQFDVAGFGADFAYTVDGGSIGELEYENFNAAKAIVKVKGRNVHPGNAKNKMINSILLANEYIVKLPPQETPATTEGYEGFYHLNDIRGDVEETTLYYIIRDFAEDSFAKRKETMLNLAEECNKKYGSGHFHVEITDQYKNMKEKIQPVMHIVDKAQKAMETVGVKPLIKPIRGGTDGSRLSFMGLPTPNLFTGGHNYHGRYEFIPTFAMEKSVEVILKIIELYAEEHSN, encoded by the coding sequence ATGTCCAGTGTCATCGAACGTTTTCTCAGATATGCGGCCATCGACACCCAATCCAATGAAGAGTCCCAAACCACCCCCAGCACCGGGAAGCAGCTGAACTTAGCCCGGCTTCTTGAACAAGAACTTAAAGAGCTTGGCTTGCAGGATGCGCGCATCCAGGAGGGCTATGTTTATGGAACCTTGCCTGCCAACTCTACCAAGGCGATCCCCGCCATCGGCTTTATCGCCCATATGGATACCAGTCCTGATTTTTCAGGGACCGATGTCAAAGCACAGTTAGTTGAGAATTATGACGGCCAGGACATCCTTCTTAACCCGGAACACAATCTGGTCCTCTCCCCTGCAGACTTCCCGGAATTGCTGGATTACATAGGAAAAACCCTGATCACTACTGATGGTACCACCCTCTTGGGAGCGGATGATAAGGCCGGCATCGCCGAGATCATGACAGCAATCGCCTATCTGACTGCACACCCGGAGATTGAGCATGGAACCATCTGTGTGGCCTTTACCCCTGATGAAGAGATCGGCCGGGGTGCCGACCAATTTGATGTGGCCGGTTTTGGAGCAGATTTTGCCTATACCGTGGACGGCGGGTCCATTGGCGAGCTGGAATACGAGAACTTCAATGCCGCCAAAGCTATCGTGAAAGTAAAAGGAAGAAATGTTCACCCCGGCAATGCCAAGAACAAAATGATTAATTCCATTCTTTTAGCCAATGAATATATCGTCAAACTCCCTCCTCAGGAAACACCAGCCACCACCGAGGGTTATGAGGGCTTTTATCATCTCAATGATATCCGGGGAGATGTGGAAGAAACCACCCTTTACTACATTATCCGGGATTTTGCTGAAGACTCTTTTGCCAAGCGTAAGGAGACCATGCTCAATTTAGCGGAAGAGTGCAACAAAAAATACGGATCGGGACATTTTCATGTCGAGATCACCGATCAATACAAAAACATGAAAGAAAAAATTCAGCCGGTGATGCATATTGTGGATAAAGCCCAAAAGGCCATGGAGACGGTGGGGGTTAAACCTCTGATCAAGCCCATCCGCGGGGGCACCGACGGCTCACGCTTATCCTTTATGGGCCTGCCCACCCCTAATCTATTCACCGGCGGGCATAATTACCACGGCCGCTATGAATTTATTCCCACCTTCGCCATGGAAAAATCCGTGGAAGTTATCCTCAAGATTATTGAACTCTATGCCGAAGAGCATTCGAATTAA